The following proteins are co-located in the Marinomonas profundi genome:
- the thiP gene encoding thiamine/thiamine pyrophosphate ABC transporter permease — protein sequence MFSLRTVKGLLPALLGVGFFLLMGAASLVALLRYSDWHSWLGYMQQPYLWRVVRFSLWQALLSSGISLLIAIPVASCLIHRSFYGRAALLQLFSVSMVVPTIVAILGLVVVYGRSGWLYQLFDIHIPLYGLVGILLAHVFFNMPLAVRLLLQGYDLIPSGQWRQASQLGFSRWTAFRWIEWHYLKKVLPGAFVLIFMLCFSSFAVVLSLGGGPKFSTLEVAIYQALRFDFDLNKASFLALLQVSICTLFAVVVYRIAPVNRQDVSLLAVKRYSLKDSFWAKSADALALLVAFILVIPPFLAIFDPVFSPIFLLTLQSAALWKAVLVSLQIAFPAALVSLLLGVSFCVLARFCMARRYLALLPNKIEHLGNLILMVPGLVIATGLFLFLRDLGWGFQSSYWIVVWVNAVMALPFVLRALMPVMYQQERRFRAVYLSLGVRSWSRWCLEWPLIRLSVAQALGYALLLSLGDMGVIALFGSQGLVSLPLYLFQLIGAYRLEEGACVAVVLILLCLLLFYGSTRFIGGRSLVKH from the coding sequence TTGTTTTCTTTGCGAACGGTTAAAGGCTTATTGCCAGCATTATTGGGTGTTGGCTTTTTTCTGTTAATGGGCGCTGCCAGTCTGGTGGCGCTTTTGCGTTATAGTGACTGGCACTCTTGGCTTGGCTACATGCAGCAGCCTTATCTTTGGCGAGTAGTGCGTTTTTCCTTATGGCAAGCGCTGCTTAGCAGCGGGATTAGTTTGTTGATTGCTATTCCGGTCGCCTCTTGTCTTATTCATCGGTCATTTTATGGGCGAGCTGCGTTGCTGCAATTGTTTTCGGTGTCCATGGTGGTGCCGACCATTGTGGCGATTTTAGGGTTGGTTGTGGTGTATGGTCGTAGCGGTTGGCTTTACCAGCTGTTTGATATCCACATTCCTTTGTATGGTCTCGTGGGAATTTTATTGGCGCATGTTTTTTTCAATATGCCCTTGGCGGTGCGTCTTTTGTTGCAAGGCTATGATTTGATTCCTTCAGGGCAGTGGCGTCAGGCTTCGCAGCTGGGCTTTTCCCGATGGACGGCGTTTCGTTGGATTGAATGGCATTACCTAAAAAAAGTGCTGCCTGGTGCTTTTGTGCTGATTTTTATGTTGTGCTTTTCTAGCTTTGCTGTGGTGTTAAGCTTAGGCGGTGGGCCAAAGTTTAGCACCTTGGAAGTGGCGATTTATCAGGCGCTTAGGTTCGACTTTGACCTTAACAAGGCGAGTTTTTTGGCTTTGTTGCAGGTGTCGATATGCACCTTGTTTGCCGTCGTTGTTTATCGTATCGCCCCGGTTAATCGTCAGGACGTGAGTTTGTTAGCGGTTAAACGTTACTCGCTCAAAGATTCTTTTTGGGCAAAATCGGCGGATGCTTTGGCGTTATTGGTGGCGTTCATTTTGGTGATTCCGCCTTTTTTGGCTATTTTTGATCCGGTTTTTTCACCTATTTTTTTGCTAACATTGCAGTCTGCTGCGCTGTGGAAAGCGGTGTTAGTGTCATTGCAAATCGCGTTTCCTGCGGCACTGGTGAGCCTTTTACTTGGCGTGTCTTTTTGTGTGTTGGCGCGTTTTTGTATGGCTCGCCGGTATTTAGCCTTGTTACCCAATAAGATTGAGCATCTGGGTAATTTGATTTTAATGGTGCCGGGCTTGGTCATTGCTACGGGGCTGTTTTTGTTTTTGCGTGATCTTGGTTGGGGATTTCAATCGAGTTATTGGATTGTGGTGTGGGTGAATGCGGTAATGGCTTTGCCTTTTGTGTTACGTGCTCTGATGCCGGTGATGTATCAGCAAGAACGGCGTTTTAGGGCGGTCTACTTGAGCTTAGGGGTTCGGTCTTGGTCACGATGGTGTCTGGAATGGCCGTTGATTCGCCTCAGTGTGGCGCAAGCGTTGGGTTATGCCCTGTTGCTTTCTTTGGGCGATATGGGCGTGATTGCGCTATTTGGCAGTCAAGGCTTAGTGTCTTTGCCTTTGTACCTGTTTCAGTTGATTGGTGCTTATCGATTAGAAGAAGGGGCCTGTGTGGCGGTGGTATTAATATTACTTTGCTTGCTACTGTTTTACGGTTCAACGCGTTTTATCGGAGGAAGATCGCTTGTTAAGCATTAA
- the msbA gene encoding lipid A export permease/ATP-binding protein MsbA, whose amino-acid sequence MQDKENIETEVPVQKVPVSGTQIYFRLLGYVRSSWLYLLLSVIGYVIYAAMEPALAALLKHIVDVVSEGNISESRLVIPMAILGVFIARGIGTFLGNYFMAKVANNVVFDLRTHMFNKLVRLPSSYFHSIPTGRLLAKLTYDTEQVIGSITQAIRVVLREGLTVVGLLGYMIYMNWRLSLLFLLVVPLIGLVVSYASKRFRKLSTRIQNAMGGVTDVASEAIKGHEVVKIFGGSEYEIKRFHKAAHENRRSQLKMEMTKSLNIPLVQFILAVMMAILIWFALSPSISSHMSPGDFIAFLTAAGMLGKPIRQLTDVNSILQKGIAASYSIFDFLDLPEEVDKGQTTATRFKGNIEWETMSFKYSGAEKQTLKNINLSLPAGKTLALVGRSGSGKSTMANLIPRFYDIDEGQISIDGVAINDYKLTELRSNIALVNQQVVLFNGTIRENIAYGCLQDTSLEDVIEAAKAANAWDFIQELDQGVDTMVGENGVLLSGGQRQRIAIARAILKNAPILILDEATSALDTESERAIQTALDGLMENRTTIAIAHRLSTIENADIIAVVDHGEIIEQGSHSELLAMNGAYAQLHNQQFSDAAD is encoded by the coding sequence ATGCAAGATAAAGAGAATATTGAGACGGAAGTGCCTGTTCAAAAAGTGCCTGTTTCTGGTACACAAATCTATTTTCGCCTATTAGGTTATGTGCGTTCGTCCTGGTTGTATTTACTACTTAGTGTGATTGGCTATGTCATTTATGCGGCGATGGAGCCCGCGCTAGCGGCCTTGTTAAAGCACATAGTCGATGTCGTCTCTGAGGGGAATATTTCCGAGAGTCGCCTTGTCATTCCTATGGCTATTCTAGGGGTGTTTATTGCCCGTGGTATTGGTACCTTTTTGGGCAACTATTTTATGGCGAAAGTCGCCAACAATGTGGTTTTCGATTTGCGTACTCATATGTTTAATAAGCTCGTGCGCTTGCCTTCAAGCTATTTCCACTCAATACCCACTGGACGTTTGCTGGCAAAATTAACCTACGATACAGAGCAGGTAATTGGTTCGATTACTCAAGCCATTAGGGTGGTGTTGCGTGAAGGTTTAACTGTCGTGGGTTTGCTTGGCTATATGATCTACATGAACTGGCGCCTTTCCTTACTATTTTTATTGGTCGTGCCTTTGATTGGCCTTGTCGTTTCTTATGCTTCTAAGCGTTTTCGTAAGCTGAGTACACGCATTCAAAATGCCATGGGCGGTGTGACGGATGTGGCGTCAGAAGCGATTAAAGGACACGAGGTGGTGAAGATCTTTGGTGGCAGTGAATACGAAATTAAACGTTTTCACAAAGCTGCCCATGAAAACCGCCGTTCCCAGTTAAAAATGGAAATGACCAAATCTCTCAATATTCCGCTGGTGCAGTTTATTTTGGCGGTCATGATGGCCATTTTGATTTGGTTCGCTTTGAGTCCATCGATCAGTTCGCATATGTCTCCGGGAGATTTTATCGCCTTCTTGACGGCGGCGGGTATGCTAGGTAAACCGATTCGCCAATTAACCGATGTAAACAGTATTTTGCAAAAGGGCATTGCCGCGTCTTACAGTATTTTTGACTTTTTGGATTTGCCAGAAGAGGTCGACAAAGGGCAAACCACGGCGACCCGTTTTAAGGGGAATATTGAATGGGAAACCATGTCATTTAAATACTCAGGGGCCGAAAAACAGACGTTAAAAAATATCAATTTGTCTTTGCCGGCAGGAAAAACCTTGGCGTTAGTGGGGCGTTCTGGCAGTGGTAAATCGACTATGGCGAATTTGATTCCGCGTTTTTACGATATTGATGAAGGTCAAATAAGCATTGATGGCGTGGCTATCAATGATTATAAGCTGACGGAATTGCGTTCTAATATCGCCTTGGTCAATCAGCAAGTGGTGCTTTTTAATGGCACGATTCGAGAAAATATCGCCTACGGTTGCTTGCAAGATACTAGCCTAGAAGACGTGATCGAGGCGGCCAAAGCCGCCAATGCTTGGGACTTTATTCAAGAGCTTGATCAGGGGGTAGACACCATGGTCGGTGAAAACGGTGTGCTTTTGTCCGGTGGCCAGCGCCAGCGTATTGCCATTGCTCGGGCGATTTTGAAAAATGCGCCTATTTTGATTTTAGATGAAGCCACCTCAGCACTGGATACCGAGTCTGAGCGAGCGATTCAAACCGCTCTGGATGGGCTCATGGAAAATCGCACCACCATTGCTATTGCCCATCGCTTATCCACTATTGAAAACGCCGACATTATTGCTGTGGTGGATCATGGTGAAATTATTGAGCAAGGCTCTCACAGTGAGTTGCTAGCGATGAACGGCGCTTATGCGCAACTTCATAACCAGCAATTCAGTGACGCAGCAGATTAA
- a CDS encoding thiamine ABC transporter ATP-binding protein has translation MLSINLQYDWENFHANYCVDIPPGVTTLLGGSGEGKSTLLHLLGGFLAARGTLFFNDESLLFLPAYERPMSTLFQSDNLFPQLTVWQNVAIGLSPSLSLDNEQKAKIHWALEKTQLADKAQRFPQALSGGQAQRVAIARALVRKKPILLLDEPFSALDPALREEMLHLVNEVTLELGLTTLLVSHLPQEASLVGGQVILIEQGRVVAHEPVSVLSQPEPHPLFSQYLGASRHSTI, from the coding sequence TTGTTAAGCATTAATCTTCAATACGACTGGGAAAACTTTCATGCGAATTATTGTGTGGATATTCCCCCCGGTGTTACCACCTTGCTCGGTGGTAGCGGTGAAGGGAAAAGCACACTTTTGCACTTGCTCGGTGGCTTTTTAGCGGCTCGTGGCACGCTTTTTTTCAATGATGAGTCACTGCTGTTTTTGCCCGCTTACGAAAGGCCCATGTCGACCTTATTTCAAAGTGATAATTTGTTTCCGCAATTAACGGTTTGGCAAAATGTGGCCATTGGCTTATCGCCTTCGTTGTCTTTGGATAATGAGCAAAAGGCGAAAATTCATTGGGCGCTTGAAAAAACACAGCTTGCTGACAAGGCGCAGCGTTTTCCACAGGCGTTATCGGGTGGTCAGGCTCAACGAGTGGCTATTGCGCGGGCGCTGGTGCGGAAAAAGCCCATATTATTACTCGATGAGCCTTTTAGCGCCTTGGATCCTGCTTTACGTGAAGAAATGCTGCATCTGGTTAATGAAGTGACGCTTGAGTTGGGGTTAACAACCTTATTGGTGTCGCATTTGCCGCAAGAGGCTAGCTTGGTGGGTGGGCAGGTAATATTGATTGAGCAGGGGCGGGTAGTCGCTCATGAACCTGTGTCTGTGTTGTCGCAACCAGAACCCCATCCGCTTTTTTCTCAGTATCTTGGTGCTTCTCGTCACTCGACAATCTAA
- a CDS encoding 3-deoxy-D-manno-octulosonic acid transferase has translation MWLYHSLLALLTPVILLKIRRFKKTYQHYRAKEAFGFWPSVEVDLWIHCASVGEVLAVRPLVLQWRERFPTHRLLMTTMTPTGAEQVEKAFPFAEHRYLPMDWRCSVKRALKKITCKRLLIVETELWPNLLHQAKRQGMRIDVVNARLSERSFQRYQKFSLISRTLFALPDCFLAHAQADAVRFEALGAKKVLVTGSIKFDLVVPPEVFQANWRRQLGSRFVWVGGSTHQGEDEILLRTHQALLQKQPNALLLLVPRHPERFEAVYALAKQSFDRVALRSQTPLEQWSDFDVVIGDSMGELMHYYQASDMVFVGGSLIKRGGHNPIEPALLGKTILVGPYTFNFAEITDQLLQVNGAVRCQDETQLESVVLDLAGQASQRYRLGQTALRFAEKNQGAVTRVLAEIDFR, from the coding sequence ATGTGGCTGTACCATTCGTTATTGGCGTTATTAACACCGGTCATTTTATTAAAAATTCGACGTTTTAAGAAAACCTACCAGCACTATCGCGCGAAAGAAGCGTTTGGTTTTTGGCCTTCTGTTGAAGTGGATCTATGGATTCATTGTGCGTCTGTGGGAGAAGTGCTTGCTGTGCGTCCTTTGGTCCTGCAATGGCGAGAAAGGTTTCCAACGCACCGTTTGCTGATGACCACCATGACGCCCACTGGGGCGGAACAGGTGGAGAAGGCCTTCCCTTTTGCCGAGCATCGTTATTTGCCGATGGATTGGCGTTGCAGTGTGAAGAGGGCGCTAAAGAAAATAACCTGTAAGCGCTTGTTGATTGTTGAAACCGAACTTTGGCCTAATTTGTTACACCAAGCGAAACGTCAGGGCATGCGCATTGACGTGGTGAATGCCCGCTTGAGCGAACGATCTTTTCAGCGTTATCAAAAATTCTCTCTTATTTCTCGTACTTTGTTTGCTTTGCCAGATTGTTTTTTAGCGCATGCACAGGCAGATGCCGTGCGTTTTGAAGCGCTAGGGGCAAAAAAGGTGTTGGTGACTGGCAGTATTAAATTTGACCTTGTTGTACCACCAGAGGTTTTTCAAGCTAATTGGCGACGCCAGCTTGGCTCGCGTTTTGTTTGGGTGGGCGGCAGCACGCATCAAGGCGAAGACGAAATCTTGTTACGCACCCATCAAGCGCTTTTGCAGAAGCAACCTAATGCTTTATTACTCTTGGTACCTCGCCATCCAGAGCGTTTTGAGGCTGTTTATGCGTTGGCTAAACAGTCATTTGATCGAGTGGCGCTTCGTAGCCAAACGCCGCTGGAGCAATGGTCGGATTTTGATGTGGTGATCGGCGATTCGATGGGAGAGCTGATGCATTATTATCAGGCATCGGACATGGTGTTTGTCGGCGGTAGTTTGATTAAGCGAGGAGGCCATAATCCTATTGAGCCTGCTCTGCTGGGGAAAACCATTTTGGTTGGACCCTATACTTTTAATTTTGCCGAGATTACCGATCAGCTTTTGCAAGTGAATGGTGCAGTGCGTTGCCAAGATGAAACACAACTGGAAAGTGTTGTGCTGGATCTTGCTGGACAAGCGTCTCAGCGTTATAGATTGGGTCAAACGGCCTTGCGTTTTGCTGAAAAAAACCAAGGTGCGGTGACACGGGTGCTTGCGGAAATAGACTTCCGCTGA
- a CDS encoding DMT family transporter — protein MPAFVYLLLPILFWSGNYILGRITVSSGIDPFSISFLRWSLACLIILPFAYKKLWLERKIIAKNWPLLTLFGWLGICNYNLFLYIGLTSTTVTNAVLLNSIMPVMILITARLLLGSKTSWLQNTGILISTLGAITIVSRGSLDTFLHLSFSQGDLWIITAAISWAIYSVLIIKRPKGMSLIGFFACTALIGTLFQAPLFFLFGHSSLADFSASNWGAILYMGVFASIGAFLCWNTGVQKLGAATAGHFIHLLPVFSIGLSVLFLGEQLLNFHYVGIALIFSGIFVATVLNKKTAK, from the coding sequence ATGCCAGCGTTTGTTTATTTACTCTTGCCGATTCTTTTCTGGTCAGGCAATTATATTTTAGGCCGCATAACCGTTTCAAGCGGCATAGACCCTTTCTCTATCTCGTTTTTACGCTGGAGTCTTGCCTGCCTGATCATTCTGCCTTTTGCCTACAAAAAACTCTGGTTAGAGCGAAAAATCATCGCTAAAAACTGGCCCTTACTGACGCTTTTTGGTTGGCTTGGTATCTGTAACTACAACTTATTCTTATACATAGGCCTCACGTCAACCACAGTAACCAATGCCGTACTACTCAACTCCATCATGCCGGTGATGATTCTGATTACTGCTCGCTTGTTATTGGGCAGTAAAACCTCTTGGTTGCAAAACACCGGCATCTTAATTTCCACGCTGGGCGCGATCACCATTGTCAGTCGTGGTAGCTTAGACACTTTTTTACACCTCAGCTTTTCCCAAGGCGACTTATGGATTATCACCGCCGCCATTAGCTGGGCAATTTATTCGGTGCTCATTATTAAACGCCCAAAAGGCATGTCCTTGATTGGCTTCTTCGCTTGCACCGCACTGATCGGCACCCTCTTTCAAGCGCCGCTTTTTTTCCTCTTTGGACACAGCTCACTCGCTGATTTCAGCGCAAGTAATTGGGGAGCCATTCTTTATATGGGAGTATTTGCTTCTATTGGGGCTTTTTTGTGTTGGAATACTGGCGTACAAAAACTCGGTGCCGCCACCGCAGGGCACTTCATCCACCTCTTACCAGTGTTCAGCATCGGCTTATCGGTTCTCTTCTTAGGCGAGCAATTACTGAACTTCCACTATGTCGGTATTGCCTTAATTTTTTCAGGCATTTTTGTGGCAACGGTTTTAAATAAAAAAACGGCCAAATAA
- a CDS encoding DMT family transporter produces the protein MTIAYAFVMSLTALAAKQAQTMIAVSTLVFWQSLFCALILLPQMRGRWQKRPLSVWKIHFLRSFGGFIGFLFYYWSLNHIPLVEASLLRTCAPLCVPFVVLVLHRIRIPKARWLPLIIGFVGVAFIIQPMPSHLNPWHLVGLVSAVGLALSMVTTRMLSQQVSGEETLFVYFLVSTLLSLPLVFVQGESFTLPLGVWPFVAAVTITLYVGMTLYNLAYTYAPASIVSPVSYVGVVFSGFWGWVIWGHVPGIYAILGMLFIFLSILMSTRMARNRG, from the coding sequence ATGACCATCGCGTATGCGTTTGTGATGTCGCTGACGGCACTGGCTGCTAAGCAAGCTCAAACCATGATTGCGGTGTCTACTTTGGTATTTTGGCAGAGCTTATTTTGTGCTTTGATATTATTGCCACAAATGCGCGGGCGCTGGCAAAAGCGACCTTTATCTGTGTGGAAAATTCATTTTTTACGCAGCTTTGGCGGTTTTATTGGTTTTCTTTTTTATTATTGGTCGTTGAATCATATTCCCTTGGTTGAGGCGTCTTTACTAAGAACCTGTGCACCGCTGTGCGTGCCATTTGTGGTGCTGGTACTGCATCGAATTCGTATTCCAAAGGCGCGCTGGTTGCCGCTTATTATCGGTTTTGTTGGTGTCGCCTTCATTATTCAACCCATGCCAAGTCATTTGAACCCATGGCATCTTGTTGGTCTTGTATCGGCGGTGGGGTTGGCTTTATCTATGGTGACAACGCGGATGTTGTCACAACAGGTTTCGGGTGAAGAAACCTTATTTGTGTATTTTCTCGTGTCGACTTTATTGTCTCTCCCATTGGTTTTTGTGCAGGGAGAGTCCTTTACTTTGCCTTTGGGTGTTTGGCCCTTCGTGGCGGCGGTCACCATCACCTTGTATGTTGGTATGACGCTTTATAATTTGGCTTACACCTATGCGCCAGCCAGTATCGTTTCCCCTGTGAGTTACGTCGGGGTGGTGTTTAGTGGTTTTTGGGGTTGGGTTATTTGGGGGCATGTGCCGGGTATTTACGCCATTTTGGGGATGCTGTTTATTTTCTTGAGCATCTTGATGAGTACCCGTATGGCGCGAAATAGAGGTTAG
- a CDS encoding MipA/OmpV family protein yields the protein MDIIQKIILVSITLTPLIAHADGDLGVIGAMSQSIYKDVDSRSAFLPNINYQGEHFFIGLPETGYRFLPKKSVQNAAIGLSYDSSSFDPDDSDDINIQQLDDRDASIMAFASYKYGPVTTKLAQDISGEHDGYYAQISAGYPIPMGHWKIIPTISYRYMNSKMSNHLFGISPAESNRTGGSITAHDADAISFVRYGVRGMYSLSQNISLMLGVVHTKYDDDVLKSAIVEDNASTSVLAGVFVSF from the coding sequence ATGGACATCATCCAAAAAATTATTTTAGTATCCATCACCCTTACTCCGCTCATCGCACACGCTGACGGTGACCTAGGAGTCATAGGCGCCATGTCACAATCGATCTACAAAGACGTCGACTCTCGATCCGCATTTTTACCCAATATAAATTATCAAGGTGAACACTTTTTCATCGGCTTACCTGAAACTGGCTACCGTTTTTTACCGAAAAAATCCGTACAGAACGCGGCTATCGGCCTATCTTATGATAGCTCAAGCTTCGATCCTGATGATTCAGATGACATCAACATCCAACAATTAGACGACAGAGACGCCAGTATTATGGCATTTGCCTCTTATAAATATGGCCCGGTAACAACAAAATTGGCGCAAGACATCAGCGGCGAACACGACGGTTACTACGCCCAAATATCGGCAGGCTACCCTATTCCCATGGGTCATTGGAAAATCATACCCACCATTTCTTATCGCTACATGAACAGTAAGATGAGCAATCATCTTTTTGGCATTTCACCGGCAGAGTCAAACCGAACCGGTGGCAGCATTACAGCCCATGACGCTGACGCTATCTCTTTTGTGCGCTATGGCGTAAGAGGCATGTATTCGCTCTCACAAAATATTAGCCTAATGCTGGGTGTCGTCCATACAAAATACGACGATGACGTACTCAAAAGCGCTATAGTCGAAGACAATGCAAGCACTTCTGTTTTAGCGGGTGTATTCGTTTCCTTTTAG
- a CDS encoding DMT family transporter yields MSKFSNNTQAMLFGLGAVLLWSTVATAFSLSLKHFSPTQLLLVANIVSLLFLITLIAVKGETKPLISLAKQTWKSSLFFGAINPFLYYLILLQAYNTLPAQEAQAINYTWAIMLSFMAVPILKQRLTPADYLAAAACYFGVLYISTRGQIGSLEFSNVSGVAFALLSTIIWALYWLLNTKDKRPSLIGLTLNFAFALPLIVIFAGVTGELNHFNYEGLWGAVYIGLFEMGLSFVLWNKAMKLTTNASQVANLIFLSPLLSIIWLSQFAGETILDSTLIGLACILTGLFVQNVSKKTKSSK; encoded by the coding sequence ATGAGCAAATTTTCCAACAATACCCAAGCCATGCTATTTGGACTTGGGGCCGTGTTACTTTGGTCAACGGTTGCCACCGCGTTTTCACTGTCTTTGAAGCATTTTTCGCCTACGCAATTATTGCTTGTGGCCAACATAGTGTCGTTACTGTTTTTAATCACCTTGATTGCCGTTAAGGGTGAAACAAAGCCATTAATAAGTCTGGCAAAACAAACCTGGAAATCGTCTTTGTTTTTTGGCGCCATCAACCCTTTTCTGTATTACCTGATCTTACTGCAAGCCTATAACACGCTCCCAGCCCAAGAAGCACAAGCCATTAACTACACATGGGCCATCATGCTGAGCTTTATGGCCGTGCCCATTTTGAAACAACGCTTAACCCCCGCCGACTACCTTGCGGCGGCGGCCTGCTATTTTGGCGTCTTGTACATTTCCACTCGCGGGCAAATTGGCTCATTAGAGTTTTCCAATGTGTCTGGTGTCGCGTTCGCCCTACTCAGCACCATTATCTGGGCGCTTTATTGGCTACTGAACACCAAAGACAAACGCCCCAGCCTAATTGGCCTAACGCTAAACTTTGCCTTTGCCTTGCCTCTTATTGTTATTTTCGCGGGCGTAACAGGAGAGTTAAATCACTTTAACTACGAGGGGTTATGGGGAGCGGTTTACATTGGCTTGTTTGAAATGGGGTTGAGCTTCGTGCTATGGAATAAAGCCATGAAACTGACGACTAACGCCAGCCAAGTCGCCAACCTCATCTTTTTATCGCCATTGCTGTCTATCATTTGGCTGTCTCAGTTTGCCGGAGAAACCATTCTGGATTCCACCCTGATAGGCTTAGCTTGCATTCTTACCGGACTGTTTGTACAAAACGTGTCGAAGAAAACCAAATCATCAAAATAG
- the thiB gene encoding thiamine ABC transporter substrate binding subunit translates to MKPFLLTTLFSTAVVSIGVAFSPLTFAKETLNVYTYDSFASDWGPGPKIKASFEQECGCELNFVALDSSVGILSRAQLEGKSSQADVLLGLDLNLMEAAKKTGLLAEHSVDTSNVTISGGWSDRFFVPFDQGHFAFIYNAETLQTPPTSLKEVVDNQALRVIYQDPRTSTPGLGLLLWMKSVYGNDAANAWARLASHTVTVTKSWSDAYGLFLKGEADVVLSYTTSPAYHIVAEDETKYQAAMASEGLYPQIEVAAMMKDAPHPALAKQFMQFILQPGFQSTVATGNWMLPVIELDEALPAAFDDAFKPSKNLVLPAAEVAKHRGAWVDEWLNATTR, encoded by the coding sequence TTGAAACCATTTTTGTTAACTACTCTTTTTTCGACTGCCGTCGTTAGTATTGGCGTTGCTTTCTCGCCACTGACGTTCGCCAAAGAAACCCTTAATGTGTACACCTACGATTCGTTTGCGTCGGATTGGGGGCCTGGGCCAAAGATTAAAGCCAGTTTTGAGCAAGAATGCGGCTGTGAACTAAATTTTGTCGCGCTGGACTCTTCGGTGGGCATTTTATCCAGAGCGCAATTAGAAGGTAAGTCGTCGCAGGCGGATGTGCTATTGGGGCTGGATCTTAATTTGATGGAAGCCGCCAAAAAAACCGGACTATTGGCAGAGCATTCGGTTGATACGTCGAACGTTACGATTTCTGGTGGTTGGTCGGATCGGTTTTTTGTGCCCTTTGACCAAGGCCATTTTGCCTTTATTTACAACGCTGAGACGCTTCAAACGCCCCCAACCAGCTTAAAAGAAGTGGTGGATAATCAAGCTTTACGGGTGATTTATCAAGACCCAAGAACGAGTACACCGGGACTAGGTTTGCTGTTGTGGATGAAGTCGGTTTACGGGAATGATGCAGCGAATGCTTGGGCGCGCTTGGCTTCTCATACGGTGACGGTGACCAAAAGCTGGTCCGATGCCTACGGTTTATTTTTGAAAGGTGAAGCCGATGTGGTTTTAAGTTATACCACATCACCTGCTTATCATATTGTGGCGGAGGACGAGACTAAATACCAAGCCGCCATGGCCAGTGAAGGGCTTTATCCGCAAATTGAAGTGGCGGCTATGATGAAGGATGCGCCTCATCCGGCGTTGGCGAAGCAGTTTATGCAGTTTATTTTGCAGCCAGGTTTTCAATCGACAGTGGCGACGGGGAATTGGATGTTGCCAGTGATTGAGTTGGATGAGGCATTGCCTGCTGCTTTTGATGACGCTTTCAAACCCAGTAAGAATTTAGTCTTGCCCGCAGCAGAGGTGGCTAAGCACCGCGGTGCTTGGGTGGATGAGTGGCTAAATGCTACAACACGATAA